In a single window of the Microbacterium sp. SL75 genome:
- a CDS encoding Lrp/AsnC family transcriptional regulator, with the protein MTEASSRAPRLEDSVDAAIVREISLDARATLSHLSERVGLSVSAVQSRLRRLEARGIVKGYRPILDAEALGRPLAAFVEITPLDPAQPDNAPELLAHLTPIEACHSIAGEAAYMLFVRVPTPRDLEALIRDIRAAAQVNTRTTVVLQTFFEARPIEPADFPA; encoded by the coding sequence ATGACCGAGGCCTCCTCCCGCGCTCCTCGCCTCGAGGACTCCGTCGACGCAGCGATCGTCCGCGAGATCTCACTCGACGCGCGCGCCACGCTGTCCCACCTGTCGGAGCGCGTCGGCCTCTCGGTCTCGGCCGTCCAGTCGCGGCTGCGCCGGCTCGAAGCTCGAGGGATCGTGAAGGGCTACCGCCCGATCCTCGATGCCGAGGCGCTGGGGCGGCCGCTCGCGGCTTTCGTCGAGATCACGCCGCTCGACCCCGCGCAGCCCGACAACGCTCCCGAGCTGCTCGCCCACCTGACGCCGATCGAGGCCTGCCACTCCATCGCGGGCGAGGCGGCGTACATGCTCTTCGTCCGCGTGCCGACGCCGCGCGACCTCGAGGCGCTCATCCGCGACATCCGCGCCGCGGCCCAGGTGAACACCCGCACGACCGTCGTGCTGCAGACCTTCTTCGAGGCGCGTCCGATCGAGCCGGCCGACTTCCCGGCCTGA